A DNA window from Streptomyces bacillaris contains the following coding sequences:
- a CDS encoding type III secretion system chaperone family protein translates to MADVPEETAAAQVIEATLNDAGLTWESPAPGNYVVTLPGTRKLSTTCSLVVGKHSLSLNAFVVRHPDENDAEVHRWLLERNLRLFGVSYAIDSLGDIYLAGKLPLSVVTPEELDRLLGTVLEAADDSFNTLLELGFASSIRKEYAWRVSRGESTRNLDAFSHLIERSSG, encoded by the coding sequence ATGGCTGACGTACCCGAGGAAACCGCAGCGGCCCAGGTCATCGAGGCGACGCTGAACGACGCCGGGCTCACCTGGGAGAGCCCCGCACCCGGCAACTACGTGGTGACGCTGCCCGGTACCCGCAAGCTGTCGACGACCTGCTCGCTCGTCGTCGGCAAGCACTCCCTCTCCCTCAACGCCTTCGTGGTCCGCCACCCGGACGAGAACGACGCCGAGGTGCACCGCTGGCTCCTGGAGCGCAACCTCCGCCTCTTCGGGGTGAGTTACGCGATCGACTCGCTCGGTGACATCTATCTGGCGGGCAAGCTGCCGCTCTCCGTGGTCACACCCGAGGAGCTGGACCGGCTGCTCGGTACGGTGCTGGAGGCGGCCGACGACTCGTTCAACACGCTCCTGGAGCTGGGCTTCGCGAGTTCGATCCGCAAGGAGTACGCCTGGCGGGTCTCGCGCGGGGAGTCGACACGGAACCTCGACGCGTTC
- a CDS encoding C40 family peptidase: MNRRHCAAAAITLVCALGLLTLPAQAVAAPTPDSSPSPAASAPAAPSGPASSERDLEKIRQEIETLYRKAGAATDAYNLAEEQAKKQSGEIVKLAKAIVDGQAKIAELKDRAGAQAREQYRNGGLPPGAQLVLSDDPQLFLDGINKVRTSQQANKTVLAQLTRTQEDLETYTQDASSNWQKLESNRVRQAEAKKKINAQIAAAEKLESQLEKKERDRLRQLEREAANRAQSAWLATRPAPSVGVSGEATAAGRAAVAFASAQIGKPYVWGATGPGSYDCSGLTSQAWAAAGRPIPRTSQEQWRLLPRIDIRDMRPGDLIIYHADASHVGMYVGDGAIVHSPRPGRHVTLAGAGSMKILGVVRPDK, encoded by the coding sequence GTGAATCGACGCCACTGCGCCGCCGCAGCCATCACGCTGGTCTGTGCGCTGGGTCTGCTGACCCTTCCGGCCCAGGCGGTGGCCGCGCCGACACCGGACTCGTCGCCGTCCCCGGCCGCTTCGGCCCCCGCCGCTCCTTCCGGCCCGGCGTCCTCCGAGAGGGACCTGGAGAAGATCCGCCAGGAGATCGAGACGCTCTACCGGAAGGCCGGGGCCGCGACGGACGCGTACAACCTCGCGGAGGAGCAGGCGAAGAAGCAGTCTGGCGAGATCGTGAAGCTGGCCAAGGCGATCGTCGACGGGCAGGCCAAGATAGCCGAGCTGAAGGACCGCGCCGGCGCCCAGGCGCGCGAGCAGTACCGCAACGGCGGCCTGCCGCCCGGCGCCCAGCTGGTCCTCAGCGACGACCCGCAGCTCTTCCTGGACGGGATCAACAAGGTCCGCACCAGCCAGCAGGCGAACAAGACGGTCCTGGCCCAGCTGACCCGCACCCAGGAGGACCTGGAGACGTACACCCAGGACGCCAGCAGCAACTGGCAGAAGCTGGAGTCGAACCGGGTCAGGCAGGCCGAGGCCAAGAAGAAGATCAACGCCCAGATAGCCGCGGCCGAGAAGCTCGAATCGCAGCTGGAGAAGAAGGAGCGCGACCGGCTCCGCCAGCTGGAGCGGGAAGCCGCGAACCGGGCCCAGTCCGCCTGGCTCGCCACCCGCCCGGCGCCGAGCGTCGGTGTCAGCGGCGAGGCGACCGCGGCCGGGCGGGCGGCGGTCGCCTTCGCGAGCGCCCAGATAGGCAAGCCGTACGTCTGGGGGGCCACGGGCCCGGGCTCGTACGACTGCTCGGGGCTGACCTCGCAGGCCTGGGCGGCGGCGGGCCGGCCGATCCCGCGCACCTCGCAGGAGCAGTGGCGGCTGCTCCCCCGCATCGACATCAGGGACATGCGCCCCGGCGACCTGATCATCTACCACGCCGACGCCAGCCATGTCGGGATGTACGTCGGCGACGGCGCGATCGTCCACTCCCCGCGCCCCGGCCGTCACGTCACGCTGGCGGGCGCGGGCTCGATGAAGATCCTCGGCGTGGTCCGGCCGGACAAATAG
- a CDS encoding NAD(P)-dependent oxidoreductase, translating into MSPSTEHHEHRDHDEQSAAAVTVIGLGPMGRALAGAFLDAGVRTTVWNRTPGRDRELVERGAIRASSAEEAVAASGLTVVCVVNYGAVEAILRPDAVAGALKGRTVVNLTADTPDRARETAAWAAEHGVRYLDGAIMTPTGTIGTPDAVLLFSGPEELYREHRSVLDALGGTHTHLGERICRAAAYDIALLDIFWTAMAGFNHALAVARAEGISAGELAPFAAGIGAILPAIFTEVAAEVDAGTFSDEGSPVTSTASTMAHVIETSEAHGIDAGVMRAAEGLARQAIGLGHGAEGFHRVVELLGRQRV; encoded by the coding sequence ATGTCTCCGTCGACGGAACACCACGAACACCGCGACCACGACGAACAGTCCGCCGCCGCAGTCACCGTCATCGGGCTGGGGCCGATGGGGCGGGCCCTCGCGGGTGCGTTTCTCGATGCCGGGGTGCGGACCACCGTCTGGAACCGGACTCCGGGGCGGGATCGGGAGCTGGTCGAGCGGGGCGCGATCCGTGCGTCGTCGGCCGAGGAGGCCGTGGCCGCGAGCGGGCTGACCGTCGTCTGCGTGGTGAACTACGGCGCGGTGGAGGCGATCCTGCGGCCCGACGCCGTTGCCGGTGCGCTCAAGGGCCGTACGGTGGTCAATCTGACCGCCGACACCCCGGACCGGGCCCGGGAGACCGCCGCGTGGGCGGCCGAGCACGGTGTGCGGTATCTGGACGGGGCGATCATGACGCCGACGGGGACCATCGGGACCCCGGACGCCGTCCTCCTCTTCAGCGGGCCTGAGGAGCTGTACCGCGAACACCGGTCCGTGCTCGACGCGCTGGGCGGCACCCACACCCATCTCGGTGAGCGCATCTGCCGCGCGGCGGCCTACGACATCGCGCTGCTCGACATCTTCTGGACCGCCATGGCCGGGTTCAACCACGCCCTGGCCGTGGCGCGGGCCGAAGGGATCTCCGCCGGGGAGCTGGCCCCCTTCGCCGCGGGGATCGGGGCCATCCTTCCGGCGATCTTCACGGAGGTCGCGGCGGAGGTGGACGCGGGGACGTTCTCGGACGAGGGCAGCCCGGTCACCTCCACGGCGTCGACCATGGCCCATGTCATCGAGACCTCCGAGGCCCACGGCATCGACGCGGGCGTCATGCGCGCCGCCGAGGGCCTCGCCCGCCAGGCCATCGGGCTCGGTCATGGCGCGGAGGGGTTCCACCGGGTCGTCGAGCTGTTGGGGCGGCAGCGGGTCTGA
- a CDS encoding DUF2516 family protein: MLLSGFGTLLQLLYLAMLVLAVVAFVFAATAREDAYRAADKKKKSFWLIILGVAVAVNLFVPFLFLQLAGVVASIVFMVDVRPALKEVSGGGGRRGGSSSDGPYGPYNGGR; this comes from the coding sequence ATGTTGCTCTCAGGATTCGGCACACTCCTCCAGCTGCTCTATCTGGCGATGCTCGTGCTGGCCGTGGTCGCCTTCGTCTTCGCGGCGACCGCCCGGGAGGACGCCTACCGTGCCGCCGACAAGAAGAAGAAGTCCTTCTGGCTGATCATTCTCGGCGTCGCCGTCGCCGTGAACCTGTTCGTCCCCTTCCTCTTCCTCCAGCTCGCGGGTGTCGTCGCGTCGATCGTGTTCATGGTCGACGTGCGGCCCGCGCTCAAGGAGGTCTCGGGCGGTGGCGGCCGGCGGGGCGGCTCCAGCAGTGACGGGCCCTACGGTCCCTACAACGGCGGGCGCTGA
- a CDS encoding helix-turn-helix domain-containing protein, which produces MASLNVGNLGEYLREQRRAAQLSLRQLADAAGVSNPYLSQIERGLRKPSADVLQQVAKALRISAETLYVRAGILDEREREELETRAVILADPSINERQKNVLLQIYDSFRRENGFVPETDGTRGTDEADGRPPADGRSGADGRPGTDGRPGTDDAVGADPTLKADARRDDNPHS; this is translated from the coding sequence ATGGCATCACTCAACGTCGGCAATCTCGGTGAGTACCTCCGGGAGCAGCGCAGGGCCGCGCAGCTCTCGCTGCGGCAGCTCGCCGATGCCGCCGGGGTGTCGAACCCGTATCTCAGCCAGATCGAGCGCGGCCTGCGGAAGCCCAGTGCGGACGTGCTGCAGCAGGTCGCCAAGGCGCTGCGGATCTCGGCCGAGACCCTCTACGTACGGGCGGGAATCCTCGACGAGCGGGAGCGGGAGGAGCTGGAGACGCGGGCGGTCATCCTGGCCGATCCGTCGATCAACGAGCGGCAGAAGAACGTCCTGCTGCAGATCTACGACTCCTTCCGCCGCGAGAACGGATTCGTGCCCGAGACGGACGGGACGCGCGGGACGGACGAGGCGGACGGGAGACCCCCGGCGGACGGGAGATCCGGCGCCGACGGGAGACCCGGCACGGACGGGAGACCCGGCACGGACGACGCGGTCGGTGCCGATCCGACGCTCAAGGCAGACGCCAGAAGAGACGACAACCCTCACAGCTAG
- a CDS encoding PP2C family protein-serine/threonine phosphatase, with translation MPAPVPPQRDVPAAETGPAAGHTADLTVLVIEDDPASGITGPELSAAAGTRVRIRTARNLTEAGRLLTDDVDCILLDLALPVPTAGTATGTGAPSPSGRGGDHRPEPAPHRAEELAVLTHVLRIAPLHAVLVLTAQDDTELAAEAVRVGAQDYLFRGELDARVLSRAIRYAVERKRADIAQHQLTESGLRAQENARLERGLLPTPLLEGSDLSFAARYRPGRSRALLGGDFYDTVRTPDGTVHAMIGDVCGHGPDEAALGVELRIAWRALTLAGLCGDRLLSTLQQVLEHERQSEEVFATLCTVDIAPDGRRAGLCLAGHPAPLLARHGRPARLLPYEDGGPALGLLPHARWPRRQVELGGEWSLMMYTDGLIEGRVGAGSSQRLGQDGMVAMVNSRLEQGLAGEELLEAAVTEVRELNGGELTDDVAVLLLGRDPERIRRRGRSAPRPGPASTASAAPASASAQRPPL, from the coding sequence GTGCCCGCACCCGTACCGCCGCAACGTGACGTTCCCGCCGCGGAGACCGGCCCTGCCGCCGGTCACACGGCCGACCTCACCGTGCTGGTGATCGAGGACGACCCGGCGAGCGGCATCACGGGCCCCGAGCTCTCGGCGGCGGCCGGCACCCGGGTCCGTATCCGTACCGCCCGCAACCTCACCGAGGCCGGACGGCTGCTCACGGACGACGTCGACTGCATCCTGCTGGACCTCGCCCTCCCCGTACCGACCGCAGGCACGGCCACCGGCACCGGCGCCCCCTCCCCGTCCGGCCGCGGCGGGGACCACCGCCCGGAGCCCGCCCCGCACCGGGCCGAGGAGCTGGCGGTGCTGACCCACGTCCTGCGGATCGCCCCGCTCCACGCCGTCCTCGTGCTCACCGCGCAGGACGACACGGAGCTGGCGGCCGAGGCGGTACGGGTCGGGGCGCAGGACTACCTCTTCCGGGGGGAGCTGGACGCGCGCGTGCTGAGCCGGGCGATCCGGTACGCCGTCGAGCGGAAGCGGGCCGACATCGCCCAGCACCAGCTGACGGAGTCCGGGCTGCGCGCCCAGGAGAACGCCCGGCTGGAGCGCGGCCTCCTGCCGACCCCGCTCCTGGAGGGCTCCGACCTGAGCTTCGCCGCCCGCTACCGGCCCGGCCGCAGCCGCGCCCTGCTCGGCGGCGACTTCTACGACACCGTGCGCACCCCGGACGGCACGGTCCACGCGATGATCGGTGACGTCTGCGGGCACGGCCCGGACGAGGCGGCGCTCGGCGTCGAGCTGCGGATCGCCTGGCGGGCGCTGACGCTGGCCGGGCTCTGCGGGGACCGGCTGCTCTCCACGCTCCAGCAGGTGCTGGAGCACGAGCGGCAGAGCGAGGAGGTCTTCGCGACGCTCTGCACGGTCGACATCGCCCCCGACGGCCGCCGCGCCGGACTCTGCCTGGCCGGTCACCCCGCACCCCTGCTGGCCCGCCACGGCCGACCGGCGAGGCTGCTCCCGTACGAGGACGGCGGCCCGGCGCTCGGTCTGCTGCCGCACGCACGGTGGCCGCGCCGCCAGGTGGAGCTGGGCGGGGAGTGGAGCCTGATGATGTACACGGACGGGCTGATCGAGGGCCGCGTCGGGGCGGGCAGCAGTCAGCGGCTCGGCCAGGACGGCATGGTCGCGATGGTCAACAGCCGGCTGGAGCAGGGGCTCGCGGGCGAGGAGCTGCTGGAGGCAGCGGTCACCGAGGTGCGGGAGCTGAACGGCGGCGAGCTGACGGACGACGTGGCGGTGCTGCTGCTGGGGCGCGACCCGGAGCGGATACGCCGACGGGGCCGGAGCGCCCCGCGCCCCGGCCCCGCCTCGACCGCTTCCGCCGCTCCCGCCTCCGCGAGCGCTCAGCGCCCGCCGTTGTAG
- a CDS encoding class I SAM-dependent methyltransferase: MRQRPIGTATRGTTNPNRLRRMDRWIAAVHGPALRRADAPVAVDLGYGAAPWTAVELLARLRTAEPRTAVAGIEIDPERVAAAQPYEREGLTFVHGGFEIPLPVRPTLIRAANVLRQYDEDQVAEVWARLCSRLAPGGLLVEGTCDEIGRRHVWVALGPEGPRTVTFATRLGSLERPSDLAERLPKALIHRNVSGEPVHAFLRDFDRAWAAASPYASLGARQRWIAAVRTLAADWPVVDGVRRWRQGEVTVGWDALRPDDHPSG, encoded by the coding sequence ATGCGCCAGCGCCCCATCGGCACCGCCACCCGCGGGACCACCAACCCGAACCGGCTGCGCCGCATGGACCGCTGGATCGCCGCCGTGCACGGCCCCGCCCTGCGCCGCGCCGACGCCCCCGTGGCCGTCGACCTCGGGTACGGGGCCGCGCCCTGGACCGCCGTCGAGCTGCTGGCCCGGCTCCGTACCGCCGAGCCCCGCACCGCCGTGGCGGGCATCGAGATCGACCCGGAGCGGGTCGCCGCGGCGCAGCCGTACGAGCGCGAGGGGCTCACCTTCGTCCACGGCGGCTTCGAGATCCCGCTGCCGGTGCGGCCCACGCTCATCCGGGCGGCGAACGTGCTGCGCCAGTACGACGAGGACCAGGTGGCGGAGGTCTGGGCGCGGCTGTGCTCCCGGCTGGCCCCCGGCGGGCTCCTGGTGGAGGGGACCTGCGACGAGATCGGGCGGCGGCATGTGTGGGTGGCGCTGGGGCCGGAGGGGCCGCGCACGGTCACCTTCGCGACCCGGCTCGGTTCGCTGGAGCGCCCCTCCGACCTCGCGGAGCGGCTGCCGAAGGCGCTGATCCACCGCAATGTGTCGGGCGAGCCGGTCCACGCGTTCCTGCGCGACTTCGACCGGGCCTGGGCGGCGGCCTCCCCGTACGCCTCGCTCGGCGCCCGGCAGCGCTGGATCGCGGCGGTGCGGACGCTGGCGGCCGACTGGCCGGTGGTGGACGGCGTACGGCGGTGGCGCCAGGGAGAGGTGACCGTCGGCTGGGACGCGCTGCGGCCGGACGATCACCCGAGTGGGTGA
- the mshA gene encoding D-inositol-3-phosphate glycosyltransferase, whose protein sequence is MSQYVSRLGSTRTGPRLRFPGGFPGSSRKPRRIAMLSVHTSPLHQPGTGDAGGMNVYIVELAKRLAAINIEVEVFTRATTGSLPPAVELAPGVLVRHVDAGPYEGLAKEDLPAQLCAFTHGVMQAWAGQRPGYYDLVHSHYWLSGQVGWLAAQRWGVPLVHAMHTMAKVKNAALAAGDTPEPAARVIGETQIVNASDRLIANTAEEADELVRFYDADPSSVAVVHPGVNLDRFRPADGRAAARARLGLPQDALIPLFAGRIQPLKAPDVLLRAVAVLLERDPSLRSRIVVPVVGGPSGSGLAKPEGLQKLAARLGIADVVRFHPPVGQDRLADWFRAASVLVMPSYSESFGLVAIEAQAAGTPVVAAAVGGLPVAVRDGVSGFLIPGHEPEAYARALERFADAPELVERMGAAAAAHAQSFGWDTAASATADVYTAALADHRRRARTHHG, encoded by the coding sequence GTGAGCCAGTACGTCTCCCGGCTCGGTTCCACCCGGACCGGCCCCCGTCTGCGGTTCCCCGGCGGCTTCCCCGGGTCCTCCCGCAAGCCGCGCCGGATCGCCATGCTCTCCGTCCACACCTCCCCGCTCCACCAGCCCGGCACGGGCGACGCGGGCGGGATGAACGTCTACATCGTCGAGCTGGCCAAGCGCCTGGCCGCGATCAACATCGAGGTCGAGGTCTTCACCCGGGCCACCACCGGCTCGCTGCCCCCCGCCGTCGAGCTGGCCCCCGGGGTCCTGGTCCGGCACGTCGACGCCGGGCCGTACGAGGGGCTCGCCAAGGAGGACCTGCCCGCTCAGCTCTGCGCCTTCACGCACGGCGTGATGCAGGCGTGGGCCGGCCAGCGCCCCGGCTACTACGACCTCGTCCACTCCCATTACTGGCTCTCCGGCCAGGTCGGCTGGCTCGCCGCCCAGCGCTGGGGCGTCCCGCTCGTGCACGCCATGCACACCATGGCCAAGGTCAAGAACGCCGCGCTCGCCGCGGGCGACACCCCCGAGCCGGCCGCCCGCGTCATCGGTGAGACCCAGATCGTGAACGCCTCCGACCGGCTGATCGCCAACACCGCCGAGGAGGCCGACGAACTCGTCCGCTTCTACGACGCCGACCCCTCCTCCGTCGCCGTCGTGCACCCGGGCGTCAACCTGGACCGCTTCCGCCCCGCCGACGGCCGCGCCGCCGCGCGGGCCCGCCTGGGCCTGCCGCAGGACGCGCTAATCCCGCTCTTCGCGGGCCGCATCCAGCCGCTGAAGGCCCCGGACGTGCTGCTGCGCGCGGTGGCGGTGCTGCTGGAGCGGGACCCGTCCCTGCGCTCCCGGATCGTGGTGCCGGTGGTCGGCGGCCCGAGCGGCAGCGGGCTGGCCAAGCCCGAGGGGCTCCAGAAGCTGGCGGCCCGGCTCGGTATCGCGGATGTCGTACGGTTCCACCCGCCGGTGGGCCAGGACCGGCTGGCGGACTGGTTCCGCGCCGCGTCGGTGCTGGTCATGCCGTCGTACAGCGAGTCCTTCGGCCTGGTGGCCATCGAGGCGCAGGCGGCCGGTACGCCGGTGGTCGCGGCGGCGGTGGGCGGGCTGCCGGTGGCGGTACGGGACGGGGTCAGCGGCTTCCTCATACCCGGGCACGAGCCGGAGGCGTACGCCCGCGCGCTGGAGCGGTTCGCGGACGCGCCGGAGCTGGTCGAGCGGATGGGGGCCGCCGCCGCGGCGCACGCCCAGTCCTTCGGCTGGGACACGGCGGCCTCCGCGACGGCGGACGTCTACACGGCGGCCCTGGCCGACCACCGCCGCCGGGCGCGTACCCATCACGGCTGA